A window from Pseudomonas campi encodes these proteins:
- a CDS encoding GGDEF domain-containing protein, which translates to MAADKHALHLIRVVQELSMARDVDSVAEIVRHAARELSGADGATFVLRDGDRCFYRDEDAISPLWKGQRFPMSACISGWVMLNRQATVIPDIYQDERIPHAAYRPTFVKSLVMVPIRTLEPIGAIGAYWASGYRATAEQVELLQALADSISIAMENVQVYAELEQRVEERTAQLAEANRRLHAEVRERERMAAEVRQLSLTDELTGLHNRRGFLLLAERELEAAQRRRSRCLLLYADLDYLKQTNDRHGHAAGDVMLIDAAQVLRSVFRSTDVLARLGGDEFVVLTSDYVSSEEVLQRLAAAIKAFQRQTGRQLSISLGVAESSLSAGAGLDSLLTQADAAMYANKCARRSLQVAS; encoded by the coding sequence ATGGCCGCTGACAAGCATGCGCTGCATCTGATCCGGGTGGTGCAGGAGTTGTCGATGGCGAGGGATGTGGACAGCGTGGCGGAAATTGTCCGGCATGCTGCCCGCGAGCTGAGTGGTGCCGATGGCGCTACATTCGTGTTGCGCGATGGGGATCGCTGTTTCTATCGTGACGAAGATGCCATCTCGCCGCTGTGGAAGGGGCAGCGCTTTCCCATGAGCGCGTGCATCAGCGGTTGGGTCATGCTCAATCGCCAGGCCACCGTAATTCCTGATATCTACCAGGACGAGCGCATACCCCACGCGGCCTATCGGCCGACCTTCGTTAAAAGCCTGGTGATGGTGCCAATCCGTACCCTCGAGCCGATTGGTGCCATTGGTGCCTATTGGGCCAGTGGCTACCGGGCAACTGCTGAGCAGGTCGAGTTGCTGCAGGCCTTGGCTGATTCCATATCGATAGCCATGGAAAATGTGCAGGTCTATGCCGAGCTGGAACAGCGTGTGGAAGAGCGCACGGCGCAGCTGGCTGAAGCCAACAGGCGCCTGCATGCCGAAGTGCGCGAGCGCGAGCGGATGGCCGCGGAGGTGCGCCAGCTGTCGTTGACCGATGAACTGACGGGGCTACATAACCGTCGTGGCTTCCTCCTGCTGGCCGAGCGTGAGCTGGAAGCTGCCCAGCGTCGGCGGAGTCGTTGCTTGCTGCTGTACGCTGATCTGGATTACCTCAAGCAGACCAACGATCGCCATGGGCATGCCGCTGGCGATGTCATGTTGATCGATGCTGCGCAGGTGTTGCGCTCGGTGTTTCGCAGCACCGATGTATTGGCGCGACTGGGGGGCGACGAGTTCGTGGTGTTGACCAGTGACTATGTCAGCAGTGAGGAAGTCCTGCAGCGACTGGCTGCGGCGATCAAGGCCTTCCAGCGGCAAACGGGGCGGCAACTGTCTATCAGTCTCGGCGTTGCCGAGTCCTCGTTGAGTGCCGGCGCTGGGCTGGATAGCCTGCTGACCCAGGCGGACGCAGCCATGTATGCCAACAAGTGTGCGCGGCGGAGCTTGCAGGTCGCCAGCTGA
- the gloA gene encoding lactoylglutathione lyase — protein MRLLHTMLRVGDMDKSIAFYTEVLGMTLLRRKDYPDGQFTLAFVGYGNEAENSVIELTYNWGVDSYELGTGYGHIALEVADVYKACEDIRSRGGKITREPGPMKHGTSILAFVADPDGYKIELLSPKRND, from the coding sequence ATGAGACTGCTGCATACCATGCTGCGCGTTGGCGACATGGACAAGTCCATCGCCTTCTACACCGAAGTGCTGGGCATGACCCTGCTGCGCCGTAAGGACTACCCGGACGGGCAGTTCACCCTGGCCTTCGTCGGCTACGGCAACGAGGCTGAAAATAGCGTGATCGAGCTGACCTACAACTGGGGCGTGGACAGCTACGAGCTGGGCACCGGCTATGGCCATATCGCCCTGGAAGTGGCCGATGTGTACAAGGCGTGTGAGGACATTCGTTCGCGTGGCGGCAAGATCACCCGCGAACCGGGGCCGATGAAACACGGCACGAGCATTCTGGCCTTTGTCGCGGATCCGGACGGCTACAAGATCGAGCTGCTGTCGCCCAAGCGCAACGATTGA
- a CDS encoding argininosuccinate synthase: MADVKKVVLAYSGGLDTSVILKWLQDTYECEVVTFTADLGQGEEVEPARAKAQAMGVKEIYIDDLREEFVRDFVYPMFRANTVYEGEYLLGTSIARPLIAKRLIEIANETGADAISHGATGKGNDQVRFELGAYALKPGVKVIAPWREWDLLSREKLMDYAEKHAIPIERHGKKKSPYSMDANLLHISYEGGVLEDTWTEHEEDMWRWTKSPEAAPNVPTYIELTYRAGDIVAIDGKEMSPATVLAELNRIGGENGIGRLDIVENRYVGMKSRGCYETPGGTIMLRAHRAIESITLDREVAHLKDELMPKYASLIYTGYWWSPERLMLQQMIDASQAHVNGVVRLKLYKGNVIVTGRKSDDSLFDANIATFEEDGGAYNQADAAGFIKLNALRMRIAANKGRKLF; the protein is encoded by the coding sequence ATGGCGGACGTTAAGAAGGTAGTTCTGGCCTATTCCGGTGGTCTGGATACCTCGGTAATCCTCAAGTGGCTGCAGGACACCTATGAATGCGAAGTGGTGACCTTCACCGCTGACCTCGGCCAGGGCGAAGAAGTCGAGCCGGCTCGCGCCAAGGCCCAGGCCATGGGCGTCAAGGAAATCTACATCGACGACCTGCGCGAAGAATTCGTCCGCGATTTCGTCTACCCGATGTTCCGCGCCAACACCGTCTACGAAGGCGAGTACCTGCTGGGTACTTCCATCGCCCGTCCGCTGATCGCCAAGCGCCTGATCGAAATCGCCAACGAGACCGGCGCCGACGCCATCTCCCACGGCGCCACCGGCAAGGGCAACGACCAGGTGCGTTTCGAACTGGGCGCCTATGCACTCAAGCCGGGCGTGAAAGTCATCGCCCCGTGGCGCGAGTGGGACCTGCTGTCCCGCGAGAAGCTGATGGACTACGCCGAGAAGCACGCCATCCCGATCGAGCGCCACGGCAAGAAGAAGTCGCCGTACTCCATGGATGCCAACCTGCTGCACATCTCCTATGAAGGCGGCGTGCTGGAAGACACCTGGACCGAGCACGAAGAAGACATGTGGCGCTGGACCAAGTCCCCGGAAGCCGCACCGAACGTGCCGACCTACATCGAGCTGACCTACCGTGCCGGTGACATCGTCGCCATCGACGGCAAGGAAATGAGCCCGGCCACCGTGCTGGCCGAACTGAACCGCATCGGCGGCGAAAACGGCATCGGTCGCCTCGACATCGTCGAGAACCGCTATGTCGGCATGAAGTCGCGCGGCTGCTACGAGACCCCCGGCGGCACCATCATGCTGCGCGCCCACCGCGCCATCGAGTCGATCACCCTGGACCGCGAAGTGGCCCACCTGAAAGACGAACTGATGCCCAAGTACGCCAGTCTGATCTACACCGGCTACTGGTGGAGCCCGGAGCGTCTGATGCTGCAGCAGATGATCGACGCCTCGCAGGCTCACGTGAATGGTGTGGTGCGCCTGAAGCTGTACAAGGGCAACGTCATCGTCACCGGCCGCAAGTCCGACGACTCGCTGTTCGACGCCAACATCGCCACCTTCGAAGAAGACGGCGGTGCGTACAACCAGGCCGACGCGGCGGGCTTTATCAAGCTCAACGCCCTGCGCATGCGTATTGCTGCGAACAAGGGCCGCAAGCTGTTCTGA
- a CDS encoding flagellar protein MotY, which produces MRQPYLTLLSVLTCLSLGQPAAAITFQTRMEKVEWKVEGDKFECRLSQPIADFGSGEFVRRAGEQATFRLKTRERWLGAGSATLLAAAAPWQPGRGDINLGPVSVVAGEVPFNSSQEQAGRLLTGLMEGRSPLVKHRTTAGGDSLDVRLLPVKFNQAYSDYLKCTAGLLPVNFDQIRKAQIGFPGGGSALDDLGQAKLEIILGYLKADPSVNRIELDGHSDNSGNRLTNRDTSRRRAIAVEEYLKASGVPAEQIVVRFHGERYPLVPNSSESNRAKNRRVTMTLSREPVAEPAEEAAPAPAEPTPPAEPAATS; this is translated from the coding sequence GTGCGCCAACCCTATCTGACCCTGCTGAGCGTGCTGACCTGCCTATCCCTGGGCCAGCCTGCTGCGGCCATCACTTTCCAGACGCGCATGGAAAAGGTGGAGTGGAAAGTCGAGGGCGACAAGTTCGAGTGCCGGCTGTCGCAGCCAATCGCGGATTTTGGCAGCGGCGAGTTCGTCCGCCGCGCGGGCGAGCAGGCGACATTCCGTCTGAAGACCCGCGAGCGCTGGCTGGGAGCAGGCTCGGCGACCTTGCTGGCGGCGGCTGCGCCCTGGCAACCGGGGCGTGGTGATATCAACCTCGGCCCGGTCAGCGTGGTGGCGGGTGAGGTGCCGTTCAACAGCTCCCAGGAACAGGCCGGGCGCCTGCTCACCGGTCTGATGGAAGGGCGCAGCCCGCTGGTCAAACACCGCACCACCGCGGGTGGTGACAGCCTCGATGTGCGCCTGCTGCCGGTCAAGTTCAACCAGGCCTACAGCGACTACCTCAAGTGCACCGCCGGCCTGCTGCCGGTCAACTTCGACCAGATTCGCAAGGCACAGATCGGCTTTCCCGGTGGCGGTTCAGCGCTCGATGATCTGGGGCAGGCCAAGCTGGAGATCATCCTCGGTTATCTCAAGGCCGACCCCAGCGTCAATCGCATCGAGCTGGATGGCCACTCCGACAACAGTGGCAACCGCCTGACCAACCGCGATACCTCGCGACGGCGGGCGATTGCCGTGGAGGAGTACCTCAAGGCCAGTGGCGTGCCCGCCGAGCAGATCGTCGTGCGCTTCCACGGCGAACGTTACCCGCTGGTGCCGAACAGCAGCGAAAGCAACCGGGCGAAGAACCGCCGGGTGACCATGACCCTGTCCCGAGAACCGGTCGCCGAACCGGCAGAGGAGGCGGCTCCAGCCCCGGCGGAACCTACCCCGCCAGCCGAGCCTGCGGCCACTTCCTGA
- the pyrC gene encoding dihydroorotase, with protein MSDRITLLRPDDWHIHLRDGAVLPHTVADVARTFARAIIMPNLVPPVRNTAEADGYRQRILAARPAGSQFQPLMVLYLTDNTSAEDVRSAKASGFVHAAKLYPAGATTNSDSGVTSIDKIFPALEAMAEVGLPLLVHGEVTRAEVDVFDREKRFIDEHLVRVVERFPSLNVVFEHITTSDAVQFVNAASSKVGATITAHHLLYNRNHMLVGGIRPHFYCLPILKRNTHQEALLDAATSGSAKFFLGTDSAPHAKHAKEAACGCAGCYTAYAAIELYAEAFEQRNALDKLEGFASHFGPDFYNLPRNTDRITLVREEWTAPASLPLGEQTVIPLRAGENLRWRLLENPA; from the coding sequence ATGTCCGACCGCATTACCCTGCTGCGCCCCGACGATTGGCATATTCACCTGCGCGACGGCGCTGTACTGCCACACACCGTTGCCGACGTTGCGCGCACCTTTGCCCGCGCCATCATCATGCCCAACCTGGTACCACCGGTACGCAACACCGCCGAGGCCGATGGCTACCGCCAGCGCATCCTCGCCGCCCGTCCCGCCGGCAGCCAGTTCCAGCCCTTGATGGTGCTGTACCTCACCGACAACACCTCGGCCGAAGATGTGCGTAGCGCCAAGGCCAGTGGCTTCGTGCATGCCGCCAAGCTCTACCCGGCCGGCGCCACCACCAACTCCGATTCCGGGGTAACCAGTATCGACAAGATCTTCCCGGCGCTGGAAGCCATGGCCGAAGTCGGCCTGCCGCTGCTGGTGCACGGTGAAGTGACCCGCGCCGAGGTCGACGTGTTCGACCGCGAGAAGCGCTTCATTGATGAGCATCTGGTCCGCGTGGTCGAGCGCTTCCCCAGCCTGAACGTGGTGTTCGAGCACATCACCACCAGTGACGCGGTGCAGTTCGTCAACGCCGCATCGAGCAAGGTGGGCGCGACCATCACCGCCCACCACCTGCTGTACAACCGCAACCACATGCTGGTCGGCGGTATTCGTCCGCACTTCTATTGCCTGCCGATCCTCAAACGCAACACCCATCAGGAAGCCCTGCTGGATGCCGCCACCAGTGGCAGCGCCAAGTTCTTCCTCGGCACCGATTCGGCTCCGCACGCCAAGCACGCCAAGGAAGCCGCCTGCGGCTGTGCCGGCTGCTACACCGCCTATGCCGCCATCGAGCTGTATGCCGAGGCCTTCGAGCAGCGCAACGCGCTGGACAAGCTGGAAGGTTTTGCCAGCCACTTCGGCCCCGACTTCTACAACCTGCCGCGCAACACCGACCGCATCACCCTGGTGCGTGAAGAGTGGACCGCCCCGGCCAGCCTACCGCTGGGCGAACAGACCGTAATCCCCCTGCGCGCCGGTGAGAACCTGCGCTGGCGCCTGCTGGAGAACCCCGCGTGA
- the rnt gene encoding ribonuclease T yields the protein MSEEHFDDELDGSLPSGPRHPMAARFRGYLPVVVDVETGGFNCATDALLEIAATTIAMDESGFVYPDHTHFFRIEPFAGANIEQAALEFTGIKLDHPLRMAVSEEHALGEIFKGLRKSIKANGCKRAILVGHNSSFDLGFLNAAVARCDIKRNPFHPFSSFDTATLAGLAYGQTVLAKACQTAGIAFDGKEAHSARYDTEKTAELFCGIVNRWKEMGGWDEFDH from the coding sequence GTGAGCGAAGAACATTTCGACGACGAACTCGACGGCAGCCTGCCCTCAGGCCCGCGCCACCCGATGGCTGCGCGTTTCCGCGGCTACCTGCCGGTGGTGGTGGATGTCGAGACGGGCGGCTTCAACTGCGCCACCGACGCCCTGCTGGAGATCGCCGCGACCACCATCGCCATGGATGAAAGTGGTTTCGTCTACCCGGACCACACCCACTTCTTCCGCATCGAGCCGTTCGCCGGCGCCAATATCGAGCAGGCGGCCCTGGAGTTCACCGGGATCAAGCTGGACCACCCGCTGCGCATGGCGGTCAGCGAAGAGCACGCGCTTGGGGAAATCTTCAAAGGCCTGCGCAAGTCGATCAAGGCCAACGGCTGCAAACGCGCCATCCTGGTCGGCCACAACAGCAGCTTCGACCTCGGCTTCCTGAACGCCGCCGTGGCCCGCTGCGACATCAAGCGCAACCCCTTCCACCCCTTCTCCAGCTTCGACACCGCCACCCTGGCTGGCCTCGCCTACGGCCAGACCGTACTGGCCAAGGCCTGCCAGACCGCCGGCATCGCCTTCGACGGCAAGGAAGCGCACTCCGCGCGCTACGACACCGAGAAGACCGCCGAGCTGTTCTGCGGCATCGTCAATCGCTGGAAGGAAATGGGCGGCTGGGACGAGTTCGACCACTAA
- a CDS encoding bacterioferritin-associated ferredoxin, giving the protein MYVCLCQGVTDGQIRDAIYEGCCSYRDVRETLGVASQCGKCACLAKQVVRETLSEVQSSQAGLAYPASFVAA; this is encoded by the coding sequence ATGTACGTTTGCCTCTGCCAAGGTGTTACTGACGGTCAAATCCGCGATGCCATCTATGAAGGCTGCTGCAGCTACCGCGATGTTCGCGAAACGCTGGGCGTTGCCAGCCAATGCGGCAAATGTGCCTGCCTGGCCAAGCAGGTGGTACGCGAGACCCTGAGTGAAGTGCAGAGCAGCCAAGCCGGCCTCGCCTACCCCGCCAGCTTCGTCGCCGCCTGA
- a CDS encoding YgdI/YgdR family lipoprotein — MKHCFLILLCAVGLAGCASEYIITTTDGQMLTSDGKPELDRDTGMLEFEDSEGRKQQIPQDHVKQMMER; from the coding sequence ATGAAACACTGCTTTCTGATCCTGCTCTGCGCTGTCGGCCTGGCCGGTTGTGCCAGCGAATACATCATCACCACTACCGACGGACAAATGCTCACCAGCGACGGCAAGCCAGAACTGGACCGCGACACCGGCATGCTCGAATTCGAAGACAGCGAAGGCCGCAAGCAGCAGATTCCGCAGGATCATGTAAAGCAGATGATGGAACGCTAA